tttttttttttcatttctcttgGCAGGGTTTAAAGGTAGATCTAATTATCACAGACTATTGCATGCCTGGAATGTCTGGTTATGATTTGCTCAAAAAAATCAaggtacaaaaaaaaaaacaaattaaacacaatcccaacaaaaaataaaaaataaataaataataaaaaattgctaATTAAACAatgcttatttaatttaatgcaGGGATCGTCCACTTTCAGAGAAATTCCGGTCGTCATCATGTCCTCGGAAAATATCTTGCCACGAATTGACAGGTAATGTTAccagtttaattttaatgtactgataatcttcttttttaattttagttttggtTTTTGGTTTTACGTAGTAAGAAAAATTGATTGATGAGTTGGAAAATGTTGGAATATGTAGATGCTTAGAGGAGGGAGCAAAGGATTTCATAGTGAAGCCAGTGAAGTTATCTGACGTGAAACGGTTGAAGAATTATATGAGCACCGCCACCAGGGACGTTAGCGCCGCCGAAGCCGGAGGTTGCAGCGGTGGCggcggtggtggtggaggaggaATTAACAAAAGGAAGCTTTCAGACACTACCGCCTTTGATTATCTGTCATCATCTCCACCGTCCATTTCGTCCTCAATAACCCCCTTATCATCGCCGTCCGATTCTTCTTCATCGCCTTCGCCGTCGCCATTATCTTCGCCCATCAGATCGCTTGATTCTCCAATCCGACGGCTTAAAATGACCGGCGCAGATTGAGTTTTGCTGTGTCG
The Arachis duranensis cultivar V14167 chromosome 5, aradu.V14167.gnm2.J7QH, whole genome shotgun sequence genome window above contains:
- the LOC107489028 gene encoding two-component response regulator ARR5; the protein is MTQVMERDGVVSEEVHVLAVDDSLVDRKVIERLLKISACKVTAVDSGISALQLLGLDEQRTSESDDFVGLKVDLIITDYCMPGMSGYDLLKKIKGSSTFREIPVVIMSSENILPRIDRCLEEGAKDFIVKPVKLSDVKRLKNYMSTATRDVSAAEAGGCSGGGGGGGGGINKRKLSDTTAFDYLSSSPPSISSSITPLSSPSDSSSSPSPSPLSSPIRSLDSPIRRLKMTGAD